Proteins from a single region of Parasedimentitalea psychrophila:
- a CDS encoding lysozyme encodes MKLIKDWKQVLSGAWSVRLMMIAAIVSALGVFLSIVSSDLLGWNPIWFAVVASVFNVLAIPARVIMQEGIRSFQSFRNDECGAVGRRGAIAGASAAVVMALATPFIAQWEGVRLEAYKDIVGVETICFGDTQGVRLGDTATMDECVARLQDDVESFYADIAGCMTNPDIPAGVQASMLELAYNVGSPNVCRSTMMRKANAGDYIGACNELRRWVNAGGQRIRGLTNRRADSKQSLCLHNVSVPS; translated from the coding sequence CTGGAAACAGGTGCTGTCGGGGGCCTGGTCGGTGCGCCTCATGATGATTGCCGCGATTGTCTCGGCGTTAGGCGTATTTCTTAGCATTGTGTCCTCTGACCTGCTGGGGTGGAACCCGATTTGGTTTGCGGTCGTGGCGTCGGTGTTCAATGTGCTGGCAATCCCGGCGCGGGTTATCATGCAGGAAGGCATCAGATCATTTCAGAGCTTTCGCAACGATGAATGTGGGGCCGTTGGGCGACGCGGTGCAATAGCGGGGGCAAGTGCCGCTGTGGTGATGGCTTTGGCCACGCCATTCATTGCCCAGTGGGAAGGGGTTCGGCTTGAGGCCTACAAGGATATTGTTGGCGTCGAGACAATTTGCTTTGGCGACACGCAGGGGGTCCGGCTAGGCGACACGGCCACCATGGATGAATGTGTGGCGCGACTGCAGGATGACGTTGAGAGCTTTTATGCGGATATCGCGGGCTGTATGACAAACCCGGATATCCCAGCGGGGGTGCAGGCCTCTATGCTGGAACTGGCATATAACGTCGGTTCGCCAAATGTTTGCCGGTCTACCATGATGCGCAAGGCCAATGCGGGCGACTACATTGGTGCTTGTAACGAGCTTCGTAGGTGGGTGAACGCAGGCGGTCAACGTATCCGAGGGCTGACCAATCGCCGCGCAGACAGCAAGCAATCGCTGTGTTTGCATAACGTGTCTGTGCCCAGTTGA
- a CDS encoding bacteriophage spanin2 family protein, with protein sequence MLPGLFLCLILAACGTAVGKLAGVMGGGPNVAANLQAGRTNAQTVGTAAFTDQRVSRSQARSIEQSSGRTGVRSESVQSVVVNEGPKPWLLLLSLLGWLLPTPMQIGRAAASGVGRLYSRVLP encoded by the coding sequence ATGCTGCCTGGCCTCTTTCTCTGCCTGATCCTGGCTGCTTGCGGCACTGCTGTTGGCAAGCTGGCTGGGGTCATGGGGGGCGGGCCGAACGTGGCCGCGAACCTGCAGGCTGGGCGCACCAATGCTCAGACAGTTGGCACCGCCGCCTTCACGGATCAGCGGGTCAGCCGATCACAGGCCCGCTCGATTGAGCAAAGCTCAGGCCGCACTGGGGTGCGCAGTGAGAGCGTGCAGAGCGTTGTGGTGAATGAGGGCCCAAAGCCTTGGCTACTGCTCCTCAGCCTTCTGGGCTGGCTGCTGCCAACGCCTATGCAGATCGGCAGGGCGGCAGCATCAGGTGTTGGTCGCTTGTATTCGCGGGTCCTTCCCTAG
- a CDS encoding terminase small subunit, with the protein MTVKKKKTRGLDVNRTELAKIFGVSLPTVEGWVRRSCPVVQRGGRGRAWTFNTAEVRNWREDDIRAEASHTTHANKDELILRKLAAETEQAELDLAKAKDELVPVEQLERALTKAFGEVRAGMRNVVPGRAARRLIGETDETNFKAVLLEEIDHALGALADDDLINEADLELETDEGDSAEGEGAKGA; encoded by the coding sequence GTGACTGTAAAGAAAAAGAAAACACGCGGTTTGGATGTAAACCGAACTGAGTTGGCGAAAATCTTCGGGGTGTCACTTCCCACCGTTGAAGGCTGGGTCCGCCGTAGCTGTCCTGTGGTGCAACGTGGTGGGCGCGGTCGCGCCTGGACGTTCAATACTGCCGAGGTGCGCAATTGGCGCGAAGATGATATCCGAGCCGAGGCGAGCCACACCACACACGCCAACAAAGACGAGTTGATTTTGCGCAAGCTAGCTGCAGAAACCGAACAGGCAGAGCTGGATCTGGCAAAAGCCAAAGATGAGTTGGTCCCGGTCGAGCAGCTGGAGCGCGCCTTGACCAAGGCCTTCGGAGAGGTGCGGGCGGGCATGCGCAATGTGGTGCCTGGCCGAGCTGCGCGCCGGTTGATTGGCGAGACGGACGAGACCAATTTCAAGGCGGTTCTGCTGGAAGAGATCGACCACGCGCTCGGTGCGCTGGCTGATGATGATCTGATCAATGAGGCAGACCTCGAGCTTGAAACCGATGAGGGTGACAGCGCCGAGGGCGAAGGGGCGAAAGGTGCGTGA
- a CDS encoding phage terminase large subunit family protein, whose protein sequence is MNARADFSNARAVIRAVRRARSFLRPPPNLKPSEWAEANIQIPVGNAVPGPMRFDNAPYQREVIDMTVEPSCNRITLMWGAQVGKTQTALAAQAYRIGFNPVSQLMMQPSQGDLTTWLETKFNPLVDANEHLQELIAKPRGRDGVNNQRMKSYPGGFLMFSWSGSPKTMRGRSAPFIVCDETDGYDRTDEGHPVGLLWQRAATFGDQRLLLEISTPTIKGASWIESAFEEGDQRYFHVVCPHCDHKQVLKWSQVDWDKDDNGLHLSETATYLCEGEGCGTAWNDGERCAAIRNAERLGGGWIAKKPFRGHASYHLPELYSCFRNLKDIVQSFLDKKAAGDLQTFVNVSLAETWEEEGDKLEADTLMARAKEFGAQAPMGVGVVTAGIDMQGDRLEVETVGWGLGEESWSLGYKTLWGDPLRPDVWKELDEFLEETWTHETGVELRITAACLDTGGEAGYTQAAYDYARARLGRKLFAIKGVGGWGRPIVTAPSKIKQRGVRPVQLFSIGVDEAKVVVAQRARIAEPGPGYNHFPLTRDPNWYDMFTAEALRTRKVKGFTVREWHNVRPRNEAFDCRVYAYAALRILNPNIPRLVRALEEQGRDIELPETPEADAAPAEKPPEAGEAPLSETARKRRWKPKSKRRRRGI, encoded by the coding sequence GTGAACGCCCGGGCTGATTTTTCCAATGCCCGCGCTGTTATTCGTGCGGTTCGGCGTGCGCGGTCTTTTCTGCGACCGCCGCCGAATCTGAAACCATCAGAATGGGCCGAGGCCAATATTCAAATCCCGGTCGGCAATGCTGTGCCTGGGCCGATGCGGTTTGATAATGCGCCTTATCAGCGTGAAGTGATCGACATGACCGTCGAGCCGAGTTGCAACCGCATCACGCTGATGTGGGGGGCGCAGGTCGGCAAGACACAGACGGCACTGGCCGCCCAGGCCTACCGTATCGGATTTAATCCAGTTTCTCAGCTGATGATGCAACCGAGCCAGGGTGATCTGACCACCTGGCTGGAAACCAAATTCAATCCTCTGGTCGATGCCAACGAACACTTGCAAGAACTGATTGCCAAACCCCGCGGGCGGGATGGGGTGAACAACCAACGCATGAAGAGTTACCCGGGCGGGTTCCTCATGTTCAGTTGGTCCGGATCACCTAAGACCATGCGCGGCCGGTCTGCGCCGTTTATCGTTTGCGATGAGACCGATGGTTATGACCGCACAGATGAGGGCCACCCGGTTGGCCTGCTATGGCAGCGGGCCGCAACCTTTGGTGACCAGCGCCTCTTGCTGGAAATCAGCACGCCAACGATCAAGGGCGCTAGCTGGATTGAAAGCGCATTCGAGGAAGGGGATCAGCGCTATTTCCATGTGGTTTGCCCGCACTGCGATCACAAGCAGGTTCTGAAATGGTCCCAAGTGGATTGGGATAAAGACGACAACGGCCTGCATCTGTCAGAGACGGCCACTTATTTGTGTGAGGGTGAAGGCTGCGGGACAGCTTGGAATGATGGCGAGCGTTGCGCTGCCATCAGAAATGCCGAGCGTTTGGGCGGTGGCTGGATCGCCAAGAAGCCGTTTCGCGGTCATGCGTCATACCATCTGCCTGAATTGTATAGCTGTTTTCGAAACCTGAAAGACATTGTTCAGAGCTTCCTGGACAAGAAGGCGGCAGGGGATCTGCAAACCTTCGTCAACGTTTCATTGGCTGAGACGTGGGAGGAGGAAGGCGACAAGCTCGAGGCGGACACCCTGATGGCCCGGGCCAAAGAATTTGGGGCGCAAGCCCCGATGGGGGTTGGTGTTGTGACTGCTGGCATCGACATGCAGGGTGATCGGCTGGAGGTGGAAACCGTTGGCTGGGGACTGGGCGAAGAATCCTGGTCGCTTGGCTATAAAACCCTTTGGGGCGACCCGTTGCGACCAGATGTGTGGAAAGAGCTGGACGAATTTCTAGAGGAAACCTGGACCCATGAGACTGGGGTCGAGCTGCGGATCACAGCGGCCTGCCTCGATACAGGAGGCGAGGCGGGCTACACGCAGGCGGCCTATGATTATGCTAGGGCGCGACTTGGTCGAAAGCTGTTTGCCATCAAGGGTGTTGGTGGCTGGGGCCGTCCCATTGTCACCGCGCCCAGCAAAATAAAGCAACGCGGGGTGCGGCCGGTGCAGCTATTCTCGATTGGTGTTGATGAGGCCAAGGTGGTGGTGGCACAGCGCGCCCGGATCGCCGAGCCGGGGCCGGGATACAATCACTTCCCTCTGACCCGAGATCCAAACTGGTACGATATGTTCACCGCCGAGGCCCTGCGCACCCGGAAGGTGAAGGGGTTTACCGTGCGTGAATGGCACAATGTGCGGCCCAGAAACGAGGCCTTTGATTGCCGCGTTTATGCCTATGCAGCCCTTCGCATCTTAAATCCCAATATCCCGCGCCTGGTGCGGGCGCTGGAAGAGCAGGGCCGGGACATTGAATTGCCAGAGACGCCCGAGGCTGACGCTGCCCCTGCGGAAAAACCGCCAGAGGCAGGGGAGGCGCCACTATCGGAGACTGCGAGAAAGCGCCGGTGGAAGCCTAAGAGCAAAAGGCGGCGGCGCGGTATCTGA
- a CDS encoding phage portal protein, whose product MFGKLFSRSAPVQEATARKTPPMLARQRRSGRTRNFDAGQNDRLTSGWTNTPLPADQIIRRNWRTLVARSREQAANNPYGKAFQRSARRNIVGQQGLVLQASSKDGSSGTLDQGANRAIERAWKSWCKAQNCDVTGRRSFRQIQKELINGCVTDGEFMVRFVYGRDAGPWGFALQVLDPMRCPVDLDEEKRPGGGFIRAGIEYTKLGRPIAYYFTTLSPNEADYNYGGRGFVKVPADEIVHWFEADIVGQKRGLPWMATALWRMHQLGEFEKSALVAARDGANRQGFIAWEDGRGPDLTEDEAEEGIEIESEPGIYQSIPGGAKIVDSNSQYPNGEMAVFSKHMLRGVASGLGVAYNDLSNDLEGVNFSSIRHGMLAERDHWKELQESLIESFALPVYERWLSFALLGGRITLENGSPLPAAKRQKFMDVQFQPRRWEWIDPAKDVKADVEAMDNLIKSHGQVIRERGRDPQDVYAEIAADIEGMRAAGISEDIITAVMTGKLKGGQGNGQQGSTPQTGTPGEDNEDGNNAGD is encoded by the coding sequence ATGTTTGGCAAGCTGTTTTCGCGATCCGCCCCAGTGCAGGAGGCGACGGCCCGCAAGACCCCGCCAATGCTGGCTCGCCAGCGCCGGTCTGGGCGCACCCGCAATTTCGACGCGGGGCAGAATGACCGGCTCACCAGTGGCTGGACAAATACCCCGCTGCCTGCGGATCAGATCATTCGCCGGAACTGGCGCACCCTAGTGGCGCGGTCTCGCGAGCAGGCCGCCAACAACCCATATGGCAAAGCCTTCCAGCGCAGTGCGCGCCGCAACATCGTTGGTCAACAGGGGCTGGTGCTGCAAGCCAGCAGCAAGGATGGCAGCAGCGGCACGCTGGATCAGGGCGCCAATCGCGCCATTGAACGGGCCTGGAAGTCCTGGTGCAAGGCGCAGAATTGCGATGTGACCGGGCGCCGGTCTTTCCGCCAGATCCAGAAAGAGCTGATCAACGGTTGTGTCACCGACGGCGAATTCATGGTGCGTTTTGTTTATGGACGGGACGCCGGGCCATGGGGCTTTGCCCTGCAGGTGCTGGACCCTATGCGCTGCCCGGTGGACTTGGACGAGGAAAAACGCCCTGGTGGTGGGTTTATCCGGGCGGGCATTGAGTACACCAAGCTTGGCCGACCCATTGCCTATTACTTCACCACGCTAAGCCCGAATGAGGCTGACTATAACTATGGTGGCCGTGGTTTTGTAAAAGTGCCGGCCGATGAGATCGTTCATTGGTTTGAGGCTGATATCGTGGGGCAAAAACGGGGCCTGCCCTGGATGGCCACTGCCCTGTGGCGCATGCACCAGCTGGGTGAATTTGAAAAGTCAGCCTTGGTTGCGGCTCGTGACGGCGCCAACCGGCAAGGGTTTATCGCTTGGGAAGATGGCCGTGGGCCCGATCTTACCGAAGATGAAGCAGAAGAGGGCATCGAGATCGAGAGCGAGCCGGGTATTTATCAAAGCATACCAGGTGGCGCGAAGATTGTTGACAGCAATTCCCAGTATCCCAACGGCGAAATGGCGGTGTTCTCCAAGCATATGCTGCGGGGTGTCGCCAGCGGCTTAGGTGTTGCTTACAACGATCTGTCCAATGACCTTGAGGGCGTGAACTTTTCCAGCATTCGCCACGGCATGCTGGCAGAGCGGGACCATTGGAAAGAGCTGCAGGAGAGCCTGATCGAGAGCTTTGCTCTGCCGGTTTATGAGCGCTGGCTTTCCTTTGCTCTGCTGGGTGGTCGCATCACGCTTGAGAACGGCTCACCTCTGCCAGCGGCCAAGCGGCAGAAGTTCATGGATGTGCAATTCCAACCTCGGCGCTGGGAATGGATCGACCCGGCCAAGGATGTGAAAGCCGACGTTGAGGCGATGGACAACCTGATCAAATCGCACGGCCAGGTGATCCGCGAACGCGGGCGAGATCCCCAGGACGTCTATGCCGAGATCGCAGCCGACATTGAGGGCATGCGTGCCGCAGGCATCTCGGAAGACATCATCACCGCAGTCATGACAGGAAAACTCAAAGGAGGGCAGGGCAATGGCCAGCAAGGCAGTACCCCCCAAACCGGAACCCCCGGTGAAGACAACGAAGACGGAAACAACGCGGGCGACTGA
- a CDS encoding phage major capsid protein, producing the protein MKTTKTETTRATELIGRSLTRDITPEQINAGEQGASRGLLRTVEVGAIDEAARTVELAFSSTTPVLRWFGEEVLSHKRKAVKLQRLNDGGAVLVGHDWDDQVGVVEKARVDSDQMGRAVVRFGNSPRAQEIFQDIVDGIRRHVSVGYTVSKIEEEVREGRPNLVTITEWEPYEISIVSVPADQSVGVGRGAENPPEGSGAPAGQTAGNDTGADGLPADTQQRELKMNTIITRDAKGDKVRAKVDENGEIVEIIEVLERANPGVGSDVEAAAVIRGREQEQTRVRELTELGAAYDAGDLAMRMITEGKGVEDMTRDLNDHLHQRSTQRHLSDNSDIGLTDAEAGQFSFIRAMRALADPTNRRAQEAAAFEFEASDAAAQKMGRDAQGVMVPTEVLTRALNTDSSGSSAGDTGGFSVGSPLLAQSFIEMLRNRAVLMRLATPLGGLTGNPDIPTQESGASGYWIGENDDAPEDILGLGQRQMSPKTVAAYSEITRRTLKQSSLDVEALVRRDLASALALTIDRAGFYGSGAGNEPLGIKNTNGVNAIDFAGAASGGGVALPTWSEVIQMETEISADNADVNSMAYAFNARMRGHFKSTEKFASTSGQPIWENGNSVNGYRPEVTNQIANGDLFFGNFADLILGMWGGLDITVDPYTGSKKGRLRIVTMQDVDFVIRHAASFCYGSDAS; encoded by the coding sequence GTGAAGACAACGAAGACGGAAACAACGCGGGCGACTGAATTGATTGGCCGGTCGCTGACCCGAGACATCACACCAGAACAGATCAACGCAGGTGAGCAGGGCGCCAGCCGTGGGCTGTTGCGGACTGTTGAGGTTGGCGCCATCGATGAAGCGGCGCGCACAGTAGAGCTGGCCTTTTCCAGCACCACGCCCGTGTTGCGCTGGTTTGGCGAGGAAGTGCTGTCGCACAAGCGCAAGGCGGTGAAGCTGCAGCGCCTGAATGACGGCGGCGCGGTCCTGGTTGGCCATGACTGGGACGATCAGGTTGGTGTCGTTGAAAAAGCCCGCGTTGATAGCGACCAGATGGGGCGTGCGGTTGTCCGGTTTGGCAACAGCCCCCGGGCGCAAGAGATCTTTCAGGACATTGTCGATGGAATCCGGCGCCATGTGTCGGTGGGCTACACGGTCAGCAAGATCGAGGAAGAGGTGCGGGAGGGGCGGCCAAACCTGGTGACGATCACCGAATGGGAACCCTACGAGATTTCTATCGTGTCGGTGCCCGCTGACCAGAGCGTTGGTGTGGGGCGGGGTGCGGAAAATCCGCCAGAGGGAAGTGGCGCGCCTGCAGGGCAAACTGCGGGGAATGATACGGGCGCGGATGGCTTGCCCGCTGATACTCAACAGAGGGAACTCAAGATGAACACCATCATTACCCGCGATGCCAAGGGCGATAAGGTTCGGGCCAAAGTGGATGAAAACGGCGAAATCGTCGAAATTATTGAAGTGCTCGAACGCGCTAATCCAGGTGTTGGTAGCGATGTTGAGGCCGCTGCTGTGATCCGTGGTCGTGAGCAGGAGCAGACCCGCGTTCGTGAGTTGACCGAACTGGGTGCGGCCTATGACGCTGGCGATCTGGCCATGCGGATGATCACAGAAGGCAAAGGCGTCGAGGACATGACGCGCGATCTGAACGACCATTTGCACCAGCGCAGCACTCAACGTCACCTGTCTGATAACAGCGACATTGGCCTGACCGATGCCGAGGCCGGGCAGTTCTCCTTTATCCGGGCCATGCGCGCTTTGGCTGACCCGACCAATCGTCGCGCCCAAGAGGCCGCGGCATTTGAATTTGAAGCCTCTGATGCAGCTGCCCAGAAAATGGGCCGGGATGCACAAGGTGTCATGGTGCCGACCGAGGTTCTGACCCGTGCGCTGAACACTGATAGCAGTGGTTCCAGTGCTGGTGATACTGGTGGGTTTTCGGTTGGCTCTCCTCTGTTGGCGCAGAGCTTTATCGAAATGCTGCGCAATCGCGCTGTGCTGATGCGCCTTGCCACACCGCTTGGTGGGCTGACCGGCAACCCTGATATTCCAACGCAGGAATCGGGTGCCTCAGGGTACTGGATCGGTGAAAACGATGATGCGCCGGAAGATATCCTTGGTCTGGGTCAGCGTCAGATGAGCCCCAAGACCGTGGCGGCCTATTCGGAAATCACCCGCCGCACCCTGAAACAATCCAGCCTGGATGTTGAAGCCCTGGTGCGCCGTGACCTTGCATCGGCTCTGGCACTGACTATCGACCGAGCCGGGTTCTACGGGTCTGGTGCGGGAAATGAGCCGCTGGGGATCAAGAACACCAATGGCGTGAACGCCATCGACTTTGCAGGGGCGGCATCTGGCGGCGGCGTCGCGCTGCCGACCTGGAGCGAAGTGATCCAGATGGAGACTGAAATCTCGGCGGACAATGCCGATGTCAATTCGATGGCTTATGCGTTTAACGCCCGTATGCGGGGGCACTTCAAGAGCACAGAGAAATTCGCGAGCACCAGCGGCCAACCCATCTGGGAAAACGGTAACTCTGTGAACGGCTACCGGCCCGAGGTGACCAACCAGATTGCAAACGGCGATCTGTTCTTTGGTAATTTTGCAGACTTGATCCTTGGCATGTGGGGCGGCCTCGACATCACCGTTGATCCGTACACCGGCAGCAAGAAAGGCCGCCTGCGGATTGTGACGATGCAGGATGTGGACTTTGTGATCCGTCATGCTGCGAGCTTCTGCTACGGCTCCGACGCCTCCTAA
- a CDS encoding head-tail joining protein, translating to MSAPPWENPDAFLQLDDFALEAMVTPQGGVSRLIRGIFDEPYLNAQLGEYDADVVDPRLTCKAADVADLAAKDAVQIDGTPYYLLTGPQADGTGFAVLRLAKG from the coding sequence ATGTCTGCCCCACCTTGGGAAAATCCTGACGCCTTCCTGCAGCTTGACGATTTCGCCCTTGAGGCGATGGTCACGCCGCAGGGGGGCGTTTCCCGTTTGATCCGGGGCATCTTTGACGAGCCCTATCTGAATGCCCAACTGGGAGAATATGATGCGGATGTCGTTGATCCGCGCCTGACCTGCAAGGCTGCTGATGTGGCTGATCTGGCGGCTAAGGACGCGGTTCAGATTGATGGGACCCCCTATTACCTGCTGACCGGGCCGCAGGCTGACGGCACCGGCTTTGCGGTGCTGCGCCTGGCGAAAGGGTAG
- a CDS encoding phage tail protein — MLAFDFDTSEMKQIADEFDASEKDLRHAYSRALRRTASTMKTRGRKGLRTELGLRSAAELRKRLQGFRFKRGKAMGEVRMWFGLNDMRVSAFKGRATRTGAGASFAGQDFDGAFVGRNAKGRQTVMRRVSKSRWPVKEERMAIEDKAQIYIEDEVFDEIEEVFFKNFRAEVRSRTLYRVGKRD, encoded by the coding sequence ATGCTGGCGTTTGACTTTGACACGAGCGAGATGAAACAGATCGCTGATGAGTTCGATGCCAGCGAAAAAGATCTGCGGCATGCCTATTCCCGTGCTCTGCGGCGCACCGCGTCCACCATGAAAACCCGGGGCCGCAAGGGGCTGCGCACTGAGCTGGGGCTGCGCAGCGCCGCCGAGCTGCGCAAGCGTCTGCAAGGATTTAGGTTCAAGCGTGGCAAGGCGATGGGCGAGGTCCGCATGTGGTTTGGTTTGAACGATATGCGGGTATCGGCGTTCAAAGGTCGCGCCACCCGCACCGGCGCCGGGGCCTCATTTGCCGGGCAAGATTTTGACGGTGCATTTGTTGGACGAAACGCAAAGGGGCGGCAAACGGTCATGCGGCGCGTCTCCAAATCCCGCTGGCCGGTCAAAGAGGAGCGCATGGCCATTGAGGACAAGGCGCAGATCTACATTGAAGACGAGGTTTTCGATGAGATCGAAGAGGTGTTTTTCAAGAATTTCCGCGCTGAGGTGCGATCACGGACGCTCTATCGCGTTGGCAAAAGGGACTGA
- a CDS encoding phage baseplate assembly protein V, giving the protein MTYAASRNEQAREGIVRFGVVTAVDAGAARAKVSFGGDSESAWLPWMAERAAAITVWAPVSIGEQVVVLSESGETSQGVILGSVFSDGNPGAGSSETLHRVKIGGSSITITGSAITLSSNGSTIVVDAGGVTINGARIDQN; this is encoded by the coding sequence ATGACTTACGCTGCCAGCAGAAATGAGCAGGCCCGCGAGGGTATCGTGCGATTTGGTGTTGTGACAGCGGTCGATGCCGGGGCCGCACGCGCCAAGGTCAGTTTTGGCGGCGACAGCGAAAGCGCTTGGCTGCCCTGGATGGCCGAGCGCGCCGCCGCGATCACAGTCTGGGCGCCAGTCTCCATTGGCGAGCAGGTTGTTGTGCTGTCTGAATCGGGGGAAACGTCGCAGGGGGTGATCCTTGGCTCTGTGTTCAGTGATGGAAACCCGGGGGCAGGGTCAAGTGAAACTCTGCACCGCGTCAAAATTGGCGGCTCCTCGATCACTATCACCGGCTCAGCAATCACCTTGTCCAGCAATGGATCAACCATCGTTGTGGACGCCGGAGGTGTCACCATAAACGGCGCCCGGATTGATCAAAACTGA
- a CDS encoding PAAR domain-containing protein, whose product MPAVTRKGDSCTGHGAFSPRASTGGSGNVLANGISVHRQGDGWAAHCIPGPLCHGGSLASGSGSVSANGQQLGRIGEPVDCRSSVAGGSVEFLRNER is encoded by the coding sequence ATGCCTGCGGTCACACGAAAAGGAGATAGCTGCACGGGGCATGGAGCCTTTTCTCCACGGGCCAGTACTGGCGGCAGCGGCAATGTGCTTGCCAATGGTATTTCCGTGCATCGCCAGGGAGACGGCTGGGCAGCCCATTGTATTCCGGGGCCGCTGTGTCATGGCGGCAGCCTTGCCTCCGGCTCCGGCTCAGTGTCCGCCAATGGTCAACAGTTGGGCCGGATTGGAGAACCGGTCGATTGTAGATCATCGGTTGCGGGCGGGTCAGTTGAGTTTTTGCGGAATGAAAGGTAG
- a CDS encoding nucleotidyltransferase family protein, with the protein MSFTKLDVPVSVQSVNKFVSLNAKLFEETLRDIRKMIEWAVRAERIVKIYGREDRQGGDKFKNVRKIAGKFNSYHNEKSNSHGSLWEIPDIIGFTVVVSYPSDIVAICRILDKLIGQGSMRADKVRGAHVDDREKAQIDIDPEYGRVLSDRGYFACHYNVRQHSYNEATSPICEIQIKTAMHDAWGAKTHDLIYKSPAPFDPNLLKNFEALGDVLAQIDWQSDLLRDTLSNVSRVRKSKKNAINECVMSDMFEEAMSSIQKKFSKTKDGIDFKESLSKVSLDTSYEEVRKVETQIMSLSNRSAVNYSFENFAPFIAHYFLARNANDRVALRKAEQGLALWMEKIEDPFEQTFAFANVALFKFFSGDRLEAIDETEAAVSVFKHIKVPEENTREYEKYWRRGNSIYISLAYYYAEIIGTHDGRLAEAKINAEKYLGQSLDARARLSTCPNNALVSDDDLRECVNFDQTMEKISEDFLISRGKLSEGELQKLTNREVEANFQCIDCELFVRTQLADKISVIEEIRTKLNVLHEAPPVRIAALAEQLFQFHDYCLRQRLAELE; encoded by the coding sequence ATGAGCTTTACAAAGCTAGATGTTCCAGTTTCCGTTCAATCCGTAAACAAATTTGTGAGTCTTAATGCGAAACTTTTCGAAGAAACGCTGCGGGATATTCGCAAGATGATAGAGTGGGCGGTAAGGGCGGAGAGAATTGTAAAAATATATGGACGAGAAGATCGGCAAGGTGGTGATAAATTTAAAAATGTTAGGAAAATAGCGGGCAAGTTTAATTCTTACCACAACGAGAAAAGTAATTCACATGGAAGCCTGTGGGAGATTCCGGACATTATAGGTTTTACGGTCGTTGTTTCATATCCATCGGATATTGTTGCCATTTGTAGAATTTTGGACAAATTAATCGGACAAGGTTCCATGCGCGCCGATAAAGTTCGAGGGGCTCATGTTGACGATCGCGAAAAAGCGCAAATTGATATTGACCCAGAATATGGTCGTGTACTCTCCGATCGGGGGTACTTCGCTTGCCACTACAATGTGAGGCAACATTCATACAACGAAGCTACTTCACCGATATGCGAAATTCAAATTAAAACAGCCATGCATGATGCCTGGGGGGCGAAGACCCATGACTTAATATACAAATCTCCCGCTCCATTTGATCCTAACCTATTGAAAAATTTCGAGGCATTGGGAGATGTTCTAGCTCAGATCGATTGGCAAAGCGATCTTTTGAGAGACACGTTAAGCAATGTTTCTAGGGTGAGAAAAAGTAAGAAGAACGCAATCAACGAATGTGTGATGAGCGACATGTTCGAAGAGGCAATGAGTAGCATTCAGAAGAAATTTAGTAAAACGAAGGATGGCATTGATTTTAAAGAGAGTTTGTCCAAGGTATCACTAGATACCTCGTATGAAGAAGTCCGAAAGGTTGAAACCCAAATTATGTCTCTGTCCAATCGGAGCGCCGTAAATTACTCTTTTGAAAACTTTGCTCCGTTTATTGCACATTATTTTCTGGCTAGAAATGCGAACGACCGGGTGGCTCTCAGAAAAGCAGAGCAGGGGCTGGCTTTGTGGATGGAGAAAATTGAAGATCCGTTTGAGCAAACTTTTGCTTTCGCAAATGTGGCCCTTTTCAAATTCTTCAGTGGTGATCGACTCGAAGCAATTGACGAAACAGAGGCGGCCGTATCTGTTTTCAAACACATCAAGGTTCCGGAGGAAAACACAAGGGAATACGAGAAATATTGGAGACGCGGAAACTCGATTTATATATCTCTCGCTTATTATTACGCTGAAATTATTGGAACACACGATGGGCGACTGGCGGAAGCAAAGATAAACGCTGAAAAGTACCTCGGTCAGAGCCTAGATGCGCGGGCGCGCTTGTCGACCTGCCCAAACAACGCGCTTGTTTCTGATGATGATCTTCGAGAATGCGTAAATTTCGATCAAACGATGGAGAAGATTTCAGAAGACTTCTTGATTTCACGGGGGAAGTTGTCCGAGGGAGAGTTGCAAAAACTCACTAATCGTGAAGTAGAGGCAAACTTCCAATGTATTGATTGTGAGTTGTTCGTCCGCACTCAACTCGCTGATAAAATTTCAGTTATTGAGGAGATTAGAACGAAACTAAATGTCTTGCATGAGGCTCCGCCAGTGAGGATCGCCGCATTGGCGGAGCAATTATTTCAGTTTCACGACTACTGTCTCAGACAGCGTCTGGCAGAACTAGAATGA